The Abditibacteriaceae bacterium sequence AGGCCGGAACTCTTTGCCGTCGCTCGACCGCTCGATGCGGTAGCCAAATTCATCGTTGGCATTGTCTTTCCAGTGCAATGTCAAATCGTTCCCGAGCGCGAGTTCGGTGGGCGCAGCGGGCGCGGCGGGCGAAATCGTCCAGAGACGCGACACAGGTTTACGAAGCGCGTCGATTTCGGCTTCGGCGGCGACAAGCAGACTATCCAGCCGCTCGAGTTCTTTAGCGCGCGCGGTTTCGGTATCAGCGGCAGGCAGCCACGCCGGAGGCGCAAACAACTGCACCTGACGCCAGCGCGTGAAATACAAATTATTCTTCTCCAGAATTTTTCGGAGAAGCGCTTGCCCCTGGTCGTTAATCGGGCCGGGCGCGTTGGTCAGGTTGATTCCTGCTTCCAATTCTTCGCGCGACCACGAACCGGCAAGAACGTCGTCGATGCGCACATCGTAACGCGGCGCGGCGAGGTTCGAGACTTTCAATTCGTAGCGCGACAAGTCTTGCAACGGAGTAAAGCCGGGGATTTTCAGGGCAAGTGCGGTGTCGGTGTGAATCGGCCACGGCAAAGCGTTGTCGGTGCGCTGAAATTGAATCGCCGCGGGAGTTTTCGTTGCGACAGTTGCAACGGTCGCGTTTTGCGCCGTCGCTTTGGGGTTCGCCACATTGCGCGCGTCGATTTCAACGCGCGATACCAGCGACGGCGCATTCAAGCCCTTGAGAATATGCGTCGCCATAACGAACTGACCAGCCCAACCCGGATGAACCGCATCGGCAATCAGGCGAGGGTTGCCTTCTGCGCCCAACACGCCTGCCGCGCGTCCGCGTTCGATATCGGCCATCATCGGACGAATCTGGTCAACAAAAGGTACGGTCGATTCGGCGGCAACTTGCTTCAAGCCGTCGGAGTATTTCAGCAGCATGTTGTTGTAATTGCTGCCTGCCGGTGCGCCCGCTTCGTATTTTTCTTCCGGCGACGGCGAAACCAGGGCCACGCGCGCGCCGATTCCCTGTAATAGCGAGGTGAGTTTCTTGCTGTTGGCAACAAACTCTGCGTAAGAGTTGTCGCCACCACGCGCGTCGTTCATACCGAAATCGATGGTGACAGCGGTCGGGCGCAAGGGCGCGAGATCACGGTTGAAGCCTTTGTCCACGCCGCCGCGCAAGCGCAAGCCCATCGTATCGCCGCTC is a genomic window containing:
- a CDS encoding PA14 domain-containing protein — encoded protein: MKHRIFGALCAFAIMAPVAHAQNAAPATQPFFFRDGDRAVIMGDSITEQRLYSTLIESYVLSRFPMWNITFRNSGWSGDTMGLRLRGGVDKGFNRDLAPLRPTAVTIDFGMNDARGGDNSYAEFVANSKKLTSLLQGIGARVALVSPSPEEKYEAGAPAGSNYNNMLLKYSDGLKQVAAESTVPFVDQIRPMMADIERGRAAGVLGAEGNPRLIADAVHPGWAGQFVMATHILKGLNAPSLVSRVEIDARNVANPKATAQNATVATVATKTPAAIQFQRTDNALPWPIHTDTALALKIPGFTPLQDLSRYELKVSNLAAPRYDVRIDDVLAGSWSREELEAGINLTNAPGPINDQGQALLRKILEKNNLYFTRWRQVQLFAPPAWLPAADTETARAKELERLDSLLVAAEAEIDALRKPVSRLWTISPAAPAAPTELALGNDLTLHWKDNANDEFGYRIERSSDGKEFRPVAQVAANATTFVDTQGQVLSVRPLYYRISAVGKDAASQAALISTAWTGAGLRAEYFRGIDLKTPILTRMENVDFAGEKNFGPEIGQEGFSVRWSGAVTAKTSGLYTFTTTTDDGARLFLNNKKMFDDWEDQGPTENSATLQMEAGKWYPITFEYYQGGGGATAKLEWSGAGIQREVIPAAMLRARTDLAHTDIMMQIPVASEKTKFYRVSANVGF